Proteins from one Staphylococcus saprophyticus subsp. saprophyticus ATCC 15305 = NCTC 7292 genomic window:
- a CDS encoding dihydrolipoyl dehydrogenase family protein, with protein MKQYDVVFLGSGHAAWHSALTLNKAGKSVAIVEKDRIAGTCTNYGCNAKILLENPYEVLEQASHYPNIINTEALSVNWENLMSYKHKIIDPMANTLKGLFEQQGIDIIEGAGKLLDEHHLVVDGEQYYGENIVIATGQHSNKLDIEGSEYTHDSRDFLSLEQMPNSITFIGVGIISIEFASITIKSGVETHMIHVDDEPLKGFYSAHIAKLMDKLATEGVQFHMNENTTVIKEQGDNYTVSTESGLEITTNYVLDATGRRPNVNGIGLEEAGVNFTTRGIQVDEYLRTNIPNIYASGDVLDKVIPKLTPTATFESNYIAAHILGMNKNPITYPAIPSVLYTLPRLSNIGVSVDEANTSEDYKVIDIPFGKQMVFEYKNETEAEMTIVLNNDKQLVGAAIYADDAPDLVNLLTFIVNQKLTAQDLNKMIFAFPGSSSGVIDQLKLAML; from the coding sequence ATGAAACAATATGATGTTGTATTTTTAGGTAGTGGACACGCAGCTTGGCATAGTGCGCTGACTTTAAACAAAGCGGGGAAATCGGTTGCTATTGTCGAAAAAGATCGTATAGCAGGTACTTGTACAAACTATGGGTGCAATGCCAAAATTTTATTGGAAAACCCTTATGAAGTACTAGAGCAAGCTTCACACTATCCCAACATAATTAATACTGAAGCATTATCAGTGAATTGGGAAAACCTTATGTCTTATAAACATAAAATCATTGACCCTATGGCAAATACTTTGAAAGGTTTATTTGAACAACAAGGTATTGATATTATTGAAGGGGCAGGAAAATTATTAGATGAGCATCACCTCGTAGTAGATGGCGAACAATATTACGGTGAAAACATAGTTATTGCAACAGGTCAACACAGCAATAAGTTAGATATTGAAGGGTCTGAATATACACACGATAGTAGAGACTTCTTATCCTTAGAGCAAATGCCAAATAGTATCACATTTATAGGTGTAGGTATTATTAGTATTGAATTTGCTAGCATAACCATTAAATCTGGTGTGGAAACTCATATGATTCATGTTGACGATGAACCGCTCAAAGGTTTTTATTCAGCACATATTGCTAAATTAATGGATAAATTGGCAACAGAAGGAGTTCAATTCCATATGAATGAAAATACTACTGTAATTAAAGAGCAAGGTGACAATTATACTGTATCAACAGAATCAGGATTAGAGATTACTACTAACTATGTGTTAGATGCTACTGGACGTAGACCAAATGTCAACGGTATTGGACTTGAAGAAGCTGGCGTTAACTTCACTACTCGAGGTATACAGGTAGATGAATATTTACGTACAAATATCCCTAATATTTATGCTAGTGGTGATGTGTTAGATAAAGTAATTCCTAAATTAACACCTACTGCAACATTTGAATCTAACTATATTGCTGCGCATATTTTGGGTATGAATAAAAATCCTATTACCTATCCTGCAATACCTTCAGTTTTATATACACTACCAAGATTGTCTAATATTGGAGTTTCTGTAGATGAAGCTAATACTAGTGAGGACTATAAAGTGATAGATATTCCTTTTGGTAAACAAATGGTGTTTGAATACAAAAATGAAACTGAAGCTGAAATGACAATTGTATTAAATAATGATAAACAATTAGTGGGAGCTGCTATATATGCTGATGATGCACCAGATTTAGTTAATTTATTAACTTTCATTGTAAACCAAAAACTAACGGCTCAAGATTTAAATAAAATGATCTTTGCTTTTCCTGGATCATCAAGTGGCGTTATAGATCAATTAAAATTAGCAATGTTATAA
- the arsC gene encoding arsenate reductase (thioredoxin), producing MDKKTIYFICTGNSCRSQMAEGWGKEILGEDWNVYSAGIETHGVNPRAIEAMKEVDIDISNHTSDLIDNDILKQSDLVVTLCSDADDNCPILPPNVKKEHWGFEDPAGKEWSEFQRVRDEIKLAIEKFKLR from the coding sequence ATGGATAAGAAAACAATTTATTTTATATGTACAGGAAACTCTTGTCGTAGCCAAATGGCTGAAGGTTGGGGAAAGGAAATATTGGGTGAAGATTGGAATGTCTATTCTGCTGGTATTGAAACGCATGGTGTTAATCCTAGAGCAATAGAAGCTATGAAAGAAGTAGATATTGATATATCAAACCATACGTCAGACTTGATTGATAATGATATTTTAAAACAATCAGATTTGGTCGTAACGTTATGTAGTGATGCAGACGATAATTGTCCTATTTTACCACCAAACGTTAAAAAAGAACATTGGGGTTTTGAGGATCCAGCAGGTAAAGAATGGTCAGAATTTCAACGTGTTAGAGACGAGATTAAATTAGCTATAGAAAAGTTTAAATTGAGATAA
- a CDS encoding zinc-dependent alcohol dehydrogenase family protein — MKAWQLENFGLDNLKQVELEKPEIAEDQILIKVNSVSLNYRDTAIVEGIYTPELLKFPFIPVSDASGIVVEIGSKVTKFKKGDRVTSHMFTKWLDGKPKSDEQSHALGATVDGGLSEYMVLNENAAVFSPETLTDNQSSTLPVAAFVNWFSLVEYGNIKAGDKVLVQGTGGVSIFAIQIASALGAEVIATSSSDEKLEKAKELGASKVINYKTHPDWEKEVQKLTNGKGVEHIVEVVGGSSIAKSIDALAFQGHIYVIGFLENMEANVNLFALLAKQARIQGVNLGHHRAFEDFNKALDQINIDPVIDTVYSFDQAKEAYEHQMKGAFGKIVIDFNK; from the coding sequence GTGAAAGCATGGCAATTAGAAAATTTTGGTTTAGATAACCTTAAACAAGTTGAACTAGAGAAACCCGAAATTGCAGAAGATCAAATTTTAATTAAAGTTAACTCTGTCTCACTTAATTATCGAGATACTGCAATTGTCGAAGGTATATATACGCCTGAATTATTAAAATTTCCGTTTATTCCTGTTTCAGATGCTTCAGGAATAGTTGTAGAAATCGGCTCAAAAGTTACCAAATTTAAAAAAGGTGATCGTGTTACTTCACATATGTTTACCAAGTGGCTAGATGGAAAACCTAAAAGCGATGAACAATCACATGCCTTAGGTGCTACAGTAGATGGTGGACTTTCAGAATACATGGTATTGAATGAAAATGCAGCTGTATTCTCTCCTGAAACACTTACAGATAATCAATCGTCAACTTTGCCAGTAGCAGCATTTGTGAATTGGTTCTCATTAGTTGAGTATGGAAATATTAAAGCAGGTGATAAAGTTCTTGTTCAAGGCACAGGTGGCGTTTCTATATTTGCAATTCAAATAGCATCAGCATTAGGAGCAGAAGTTATTGCAACAAGTAGCAGTGACGAAAAATTAGAAAAAGCCAAAGAACTTGGCGCTTCTAAAGTAATCAACTACAAAACACACCCTGATTGGGAAAAAGAAGTGCAAAAATTAACAAATGGTAAAGGTGTAGAACATATTGTAGAAGTGGTTGGTGGGTCAAGTATTGCTAAATCTATAGATGCTTTAGCTTTTCAAGGGCATATATATGTTATTGGATTTCTTGAAAATATGGAAGCAAATGTTAATTTATTCGCATTACTTGCTAAACAAGCAAGAATCCAAGGTGTCAATCTAGGACACCATAGAGCATTTGAAGATTTCAATAAAGCTTTAGATCAAATAAATATAGATCCTGTAATTGATACGGTTTATTCATTTGATCAAGCAAAAGAAGCATATGAACATCAAATGAAAGGCGCGTTTGGTAAAATTGTTATAGATTTTAATAAATAG
- a CDS encoding type I toxin-antitoxin system Fst family toxin — translation MSEIFVNIMTTAASGCLVALFAHWLRKRNDE, via the coding sequence ATGTCTGAAATCTTTGTGAACATCATGACCACAGCAGCAAGTGGTTGTCTCGTTGCGCTATTTGCGCATTGGCTACGCAAGCGTAATGACGAATAG
- a CDS encoding MarR family winged helix-turn-helix transcriptional regulator, whose protein sequence is MIDDEMKLAHQLCFSTYNVNKLFSKFYEKQLSQFGLTFSQYLVLLTLWEENPQTLLSIGKKLNLASNTLSPLLKRLEKAGWVQRNRDESDKRNLIITLTIKGLNEQEAVHEAIAKCISSQFDVDEYMKAKSIMDNLEETLKTITKDDSNETI, encoded by the coding sequence TTGATTGATGATGAAATGAAATTGGCACACCAGCTATGCTTTTCTACTTATAATGTTAACAAATTATTCAGCAAATTTTATGAAAAGCAATTAAGTCAATTCGGTTTAACTTTTTCTCAATATCTAGTGCTATTAACGTTATGGGAAGAGAACCCTCAAACTTTATTATCCATTGGTAAAAAGTTGAATCTAGCAAGTAATACCCTAAGCCCATTACTAAAAAGACTTGAGAAAGCTGGCTGGGTTCAAAGAAATAGAGATGAAAGCGATAAACGTAACCTTATCATAACTTTAACGATAAAAGGTCTAAATGAGCAAGAAGCAGTACATGAAGCTATTGCTAAATGCATTTCGTCACAATTTGATGTAGATGAATATATGAAAGCCAAAAGTATTATGGATAATTTAGAAGAAACGTTGAAAACTATTACAAAGGATGATTCAAATGAAACAATATGA
- a CDS encoding alpha/beta hydrolase, protein MMNKVVLEKEAKEFSEANAPHPRIYELEPKDGRKLLEEVQSSPVEKLDVDIKDEKYSTGKWGEIPVRFISPKGNTDVLPVIYYIHGAGWVFGSPETHDKLVRELAVRTNSVVVMPDFTLSPEAKYPTAIEQNYSVLQQLKDVAEEKKLDLNRLTVSGDSVGGNMSAVMTIMTKQRNGLPINQQVLYYPVTNAEFDTDSYNEFAEGYYLTKEGMEWFWNQYTTSEQERNEITASPLKASVEELKDLPPAIVLNAEADVLRDEGEAYANKLREAGVEVTQMRFQGTIHDFVMVNSLDQTNATRAAMDVSTDWINKKNKQ, encoded by the coding sequence ATTATGAATAAAGTTGTTTTAGAGAAAGAAGCGAAAGAGTTTAGTGAAGCTAATGCGCCTCATCCTAGAATATATGAATTAGAACCTAAAGATGGTCGTAAATTGTTAGAAGAAGTCCAATCCTCTCCAGTTGAAAAACTAGATGTTGATATTAAAGATGAAAAATATTCGACGGGTAAATGGGGAGAAATTCCTGTACGTTTTATTAGTCCTAAAGGAAACACAGATGTACTTCCTGTTATATATTATATACATGGTGCTGGATGGGTCTTCGGAAGTCCAGAGACACATGATAAATTAGTTAGAGAATTAGCTGTAAGAACAAATTCAGTTGTAGTTATGCCGGATTTTACATTATCTCCTGAAGCGAAATATCCAACGGCTATTGAGCAAAATTATAGTGTTTTACAGCAATTAAAAGATGTAGCTGAAGAAAAGAAACTTGATCTTAATCGTTTAACTGTATCTGGTGATTCAGTTGGGGGTAATATGTCTGCGGTAATGACAATTATGACAAAACAACGTAATGGATTGCCGATTAATCAACAAGTCCTATATTACCCAGTGACAAATGCTGAGTTTGATACAGATTCATATAATGAGTTTGCTGAAGGTTATTATTTAACTAAAGAAGGTATGGAATGGTTTTGGAATCAATATACAACAAGTGAACAAGAGCGAAATGAAATTACAGCATCACCTCTTAAAGCATCGGTTGAAGAGCTAAAAGATTTACCACCAGCAATAGTTTTAAATGCAGAAGCAGATGTTTTACGTGATGAAGGTGAAGCTTATGCCAATAAATTAAGAGAAGCAGGGGTTGAAGTGACTCAAATGCGTTTCCAAGGTACAATCCATGATTTTGTTATGGTTAATTCTTTAGACCAAACAAATGCAACGCGTGCTGCGATGGATGTATCGACAGATTGGATTAATAAAAAGAATAAGCAGTAA